A window of the Parvularcula bermudensis HTCC2503 genome harbors these coding sequences:
- the dnaE gene encoding DNA polymerase III subunit alpha codes for MAKTFVHLHLHSSYSLAEGAIPVSKALQLAKGHQMPALAVTDTNNLFGALEVAEILSAEGVQPIPGIELKVATESAEPVRDEAGNLASIVLLAQNAVGFERLMALSSEAFLTPLEGETTGVPLSAVLQRTEGLICLSGGALGPIDRLLAEGRCSEALALLDRMAAAFPQRFYVELQRHPHHDRTDQQGRYPEERALVEAAYARSLPIVATNNVYFPSPADHAAHDALLCIAGGRYLSEVDRRLVSEDHYFKSAEEMSGLFKDLPEAIETTVEVAQRCAFRPRTHQPILPSFAGDLAGEVAELRRQAEEGLAARLADIPAAAPHQDYYDRLERELGIIEKMGFPGYFLIVADFIQWAKSAGIPVGPGRGSGAGSLVAYALTITDLDPLRFHLLFERFLNPERVSMPDFDIDFCQDRRDEVIAYVRDRYGADRVAQIITFGKLQARAVLRDVGRVLQMPFGQVDRLCKMVPNNPANPVTLKEAVDGEPRFREERERDPMVGTLIDTALRLEGLYRHASTHAAGVVIGDRPLTELVPLYRDSRSDMPATQYNMKWVEPAGLVKFDFLGLKTLTVIQRALDFLKADGTDLDISAIPLDDPATYDMLGRGAAIGVFQLESAGMRATLKGLQADCLEDIIALVSLYRPGPMDNIPTYIERKAGREPPDYLHPLLEDVLKETYGVIIYQEQVMQIAQILAGYSLGEADLLRRAMGKKKKEEMDKQKIRFVDGAAEKGVSAAKAEGIFELVAKFAGYGFNKSHAAAYAWVSYQTAYLKANHPAAFLAASMSLDQSLTDKLSVFVAEAKRCGVVVEPPCVNESQADFAVSGETLRYALGALKNVGAEGMQVLTTERARGGPFRDLYDLAERVDLRKVGKRSLEQLARAGAFDALGVDRASAMAAADFLLRYSAAAAEERGSAQAGLFGGMAEGESLARPALPQCPPWPNVERLEQERTALGFYMSGHPLDDFDSLLAAKGAVSYADIASVVGEGESRHVCLAGAVNEVTRRRSKSGKPFAWVRLSDRSGDFEVTVFAELLEGAADLLEPGQLLFMGVTAEDQDGALRLTGESVRALSTMEAEGPGGRRMEVVVQRPEAIYEIKSCLQNLGGAGGQGDLVLIIPDPALDCAIEVAVEGQMAVSGAAKSALKTIDGVAQVIIH; via the coding sequence ATGGCTAAGACATTTGTTCATCTCCACCTCCACTCGTCCTATTCGCTGGCGGAGGGGGCTATTCCCGTATCGAAGGCGCTTCAGCTGGCCAAGGGCCATCAAATGCCCGCCCTCGCGGTGACGGATACGAATAATCTGTTCGGCGCTCTTGAAGTGGCGGAGATCTTGAGTGCGGAGGGGGTCCAGCCGATCCCCGGCATTGAGCTGAAAGTGGCGACGGAATCGGCGGAGCCAGTGCGTGACGAGGCGGGTAATCTCGCCTCTATTGTTCTCCTCGCGCAAAATGCAGTCGGGTTCGAACGATTGATGGCCCTGTCCAGCGAGGCGTTTTTGACCCCGCTTGAGGGAGAAACGACCGGTGTGCCGCTCTCGGCAGTTCTTCAAAGGACAGAGGGCTTGATTTGTCTGTCCGGCGGGGCCCTCGGCCCGATCGATCGGTTGCTGGCGGAGGGACGGTGTTCTGAGGCGCTGGCGCTTCTCGATCGGATGGCGGCAGCTTTTCCCCAACGGTTCTATGTCGAATTACAACGTCATCCGCACCATGATCGGACGGATCAGCAAGGGCGGTATCCGGAGGAGCGCGCGTTGGTCGAGGCGGCCTATGCGCGATCCTTACCCATAGTGGCGACCAACAATGTGTATTTCCCAAGTCCCGCAGATCATGCGGCCCATGATGCTTTGCTCTGTATTGCGGGGGGGCGATATCTGAGCGAGGTCGATCGTCGGCTGGTCAGCGAAGATCATTATTTTAAGAGCGCCGAAGAGATGTCGGGGCTGTTCAAGGACCTGCCCGAGGCGATCGAGACCACGGTGGAGGTCGCCCAGCGGTGCGCTTTCCGGCCCCGCACACACCAACCGATCCTGCCCAGTTTTGCCGGCGACTTGGCCGGGGAGGTCGCGGAGCTTCGCCGTCAGGCCGAGGAAGGCCTTGCAGCCCGACTGGCCGACATCCCAGCCGCAGCGCCGCACCAAGACTATTATGACCGATTGGAGCGGGAGCTTGGGATCATCGAAAAGATGGGATTCCCCGGCTATTTTCTCATCGTTGCTGATTTTATTCAGTGGGCGAAATCGGCGGGAATTCCCGTGGGGCCGGGCCGGGGGTCCGGCGCAGGGTCACTCGTGGCCTACGCGTTGACGATCACCGACCTTGATCCCTTGCGGTTTCATCTTCTCTTCGAACGGTTCCTCAACCCCGAGCGGGTGTCGATGCCGGATTTCGATATCGATTTTTGCCAGGATCGTCGCGATGAAGTGATCGCCTATGTCCGTGACCGCTACGGGGCCGACAGGGTCGCCCAGATCATCACCTTCGGTAAGTTGCAGGCCCGGGCGGTCCTGCGGGATGTGGGGCGGGTGCTGCAAATGCCTTTCGGGCAAGTTGATCGGCTGTGTAAGATGGTGCCGAACAATCCCGCCAATCCCGTGACGCTCAAAGAGGCGGTCGATGGCGAACCCCGGTTTCGGGAGGAGCGCGAGCGCGACCCGATGGTGGGAACGCTGATCGATACGGCCCTCAGACTTGAGGGGCTCTATCGACATGCGTCGACCCATGCGGCGGGCGTAGTTATCGGTGATCGTCCGTTGACAGAGCTTGTGCCTCTCTATCGTGATTCGCGGTCGGACATGCCCGCTACGCAATACAACATGAAATGGGTGGAGCCGGCCGGACTGGTCAAGTTCGACTTCCTCGGTCTCAAAACGCTGACGGTCATTCAACGCGCCTTGGATTTTCTCAAGGCGGATGGGACCGATCTCGATATTTCAGCGATACCGCTCGACGATCCGGCTACTTACGATATGTTGGGCCGTGGGGCGGCGATCGGTGTGTTCCAGCTTGAATCTGCGGGTATGCGGGCGACCCTTAAGGGGCTGCAAGCGGATTGTCTCGAAGATATCATCGCGCTGGTCTCGCTCTATCGTCCGGGGCCGATGGATAATATCCCTACCTATATCGAGCGGAAGGCGGGGCGGGAGCCGCCCGATTATCTTCATCCCCTTCTCGAGGACGTCCTGAAAGAAACCTATGGGGTCATCATCTACCAAGAGCAGGTGATGCAGATCGCCCAAATTCTCGCCGGCTATTCCCTCGGCGAGGCCGATCTTCTGCGTCGCGCCATGGGCAAGAAGAAAAAGGAGGAGATGGACAAGCAGAAGATCCGATTTGTCGACGGGGCGGCCGAGAAGGGCGTGTCGGCGGCGAAGGCCGAGGGGATCTTCGAACTGGTCGCCAAATTTGCGGGCTATGGGTTCAACAAATCCCACGCGGCCGCTTATGCATGGGTGAGCTATCAGACAGCCTATTTGAAAGCGAACCACCCCGCGGCCTTTTTGGCGGCGTCGATGTCGCTTGATCAGTCGCTCACTGACAAACTTTCAGTCTTCGTGGCTGAGGCGAAGCGGTGCGGCGTCGTGGTGGAGCCGCCCTGTGTGAACGAGTCTCAAGCGGACTTTGCCGTCTCGGGCGAGACATTACGGTACGCGCTTGGGGCGCTCAAAAATGTCGGGGCCGAAGGGATGCAGGTGCTGACCACCGAACGCGCGCGCGGCGGCCCTTTTCGGGATCTCTATGATCTCGCTGAACGGGTGGATCTTCGAAAAGTCGGAAAGCGGAGCCTTGAGCAATTGGCGCGGGCGGGGGCCTTCGATGCGCTGGGGGTCGATCGGGCATCCGCGATGGCTGCGGCGGATTTCTTGTTGCGGTACTCGGCGGCGGCGGCCGAGGAGCGCGGTAGTGCCCAGGCGGGACTTTTCGGCGGCATGGCGGAGGGGGAGAGCCTTGCTCGGCCCGCCCTGCCCCAGTGTCCGCCCTGGCCGAATGTTGAGCGTCTCGAGCAGGAGAGGACCGCCCTTGGGTTTTATATGAGCGGGCATCCGCTTGATGATTTCGACTCCCTCCTGGCGGCGAAGGGGGCGGTCTCTTACGCGGATATTGCAAGCGTGGTGGGAGAGGGGGAGTCGCGCCATGTCTGTCTGGCGGGGGCGGTGAACGAAGTCACCCGACGTCGTTCGAAGAGCGGAAAGCCTTTCGCATGGGTGCGGCTCTCTGATCGGTCCGGTGATTTCGAGGTGACTGTTTTCGCCGAGCTCCTTGAGGGGGCGGCGGATCTCCTCGAGCCCGGGCAATTATTGTTCATGGGCGTGACCGCTGAAGATCAGGATGGAGCCCTTCGGTTGACCGGAGAAAGCGTGCGGGCGCTGTCGACCATGGAAGCGGAGGGGCCCGGGGGGCGGCGCATGGAAGTCGTGGTGCAGCGACCAGAGGCGATTTACGAGATTAAATCCTGTTTGCAGAATCTAGGCGGGGCTGGGGGGCAGGGGGATTTGGTCTTGATCATTCCCGATCCGGCGCTCGATTGCGCGATCGAAGTTGCCGTTGAGGGACAAATGGCGGTGTCTGGCGCCGCAAAGAGTGCCCTTAAGACTATAGACGGCGTCGCCCAGGTCATCATTCACTAG
- the hflK gene encoding FtsH protease activity modulator HflK, whose protein sequence is MPWTDKPGGSGSGSGNGSGPWGRPGGQNGGDDRRPAGGRQSPDLEELLRSGRERFRRGGGGGSGSGGGSDFKLPSGPTLGIAAVAIVLLWLLSGLYSLPPGARGVVTTFGNYSALTGPGLNWRLPWPFQDHARVQVDQDRSVTIGRGRQTSMVTSDLNIVDVQMTVDYQISPDVGLAEGELPNAAKYIFNIENPDGLVRAVSESALRQVVGESDFSQVIAENRASVSLRTQEIIQEILDSYSSGIEIIRVNFGQADPPEDVIPAQRDVIDARSGAEQLVNEANRYRNNRVPRARGEAREIELAAEAYGQRVVREARGAASRFNDIYAEYVQAPDVTRERMYLETMEGVLGTMNKVVIDDNAGGALPYLNLNELVREGQRSRSGSTPPATNQDTTGGQR, encoded by the coding sequence ATGCCATGGACGGATAAGCCCGGTGGATCGGGCAGCGGGAGCGGAAACGGAAGCGGACCCTGGGGAAGGCCAGGGGGACAGAATGGCGGCGACGACCGTCGACCGGCGGGAGGACGGCAATCCCCCGATCTTGAGGAATTGCTCCGATCGGGACGAGAGCGTTTTCGTCGCGGCGGGGGCGGCGGCAGCGGCAGTGGCGGGGGCAGTGACTTTAAATTGCCGTCCGGCCCGACCCTTGGCATCGCCGCTGTGGCGATCGTCTTGCTCTGGCTCCTCAGCGGACTTTACTCCCTGCCGCCGGGGGCGCGGGGCGTGGTCACGACCTTTGGCAATTATTCGGCCCTCACTGGACCGGGCCTGAATTGGCGACTGCCATGGCCGTTTCAGGATCATGCGCGCGTTCAGGTGGATCAGGACCGGTCGGTGACCATTGGTCGAGGGCGCCAAACCTCGATGGTGACGTCCGACCTCAATATCGTCGACGTTCAGATGACCGTCGACTATCAAATCTCCCCCGATGTCGGGCTGGCCGAGGGCGAGCTGCCCAATGCGGCAAAGTATATTTTCAATATCGAGAATCCTGACGGCCTGGTCCGAGCCGTGTCTGAATCCGCGCTGCGGCAAGTGGTCGGTGAAAGCGATTTCAGTCAGGTCATTGCCGAGAACCGGGCGTCGGTCAGCTTGCGGACCCAGGAAATCATCCAGGAGATTCTCGATAGCTATAGCAGCGGGATTGAGATCATCCGGGTCAATTTCGGTCAGGCAGATCCCCCCGAGGATGTCATTCCCGCCCAGCGTGACGTTATCGACGCCCGGTCCGGGGCGGAACAATTGGTCAATGAGGCCAACCGCTACCGAAATAACCGCGTGCCTCGGGCTCGTGGTGAGGCACGGGAGATCGAACTCGCCGCCGAAGCCTATGGCCAGCGGGTCGTGCGTGAGGCGCGCGGCGCGGCAAGCCGCTTCAACGATATCTATGCCGAGTATGTCCAAGCCCCCGATGTGACGCGGGAGCGGATGTATCTGGAAACCATGGAAGGGGTCCTTGGGACCATGAACAAGGTGGTGATCGACGACAATGCCGGTGGGGCGCTGCCCTATCTCAACCTCAATGAATTGGTGCGCGAAGGTCAGCGATCCCGCAGCGGGTCCACCCCGCCGGCCACCAACCAGGACACGACCGGAGGGCAACGCTAA
- the ctrA gene encoding response regulator transcription factor CtrA, with translation MRVLLIEDDGATAQSIELMLKSDGFNVYTTDLGEEGVDLGKLYDYDIILLDLNLPDMTGFDVLKSLRVAKVNTPILILTGLGDTENKVRGLGFGADDYMTKPFHKDELVARIHAIVRRSKGHSQSVITTGALTVNLDAKTVEVSGQRVHLTGKEYQMLELLSLRKGTTLTKEMFLNHLYGGMDEPELKIIDVFICKLRKKLAAATDGEHYIETVWGRGYVLRDPAEEVAA, from the coding sequence ATGCGCGTTTTGCTGATCGAAGATGACGGGGCAACCGCCCAAAGCATCGAACTGATGCTGAAGTCCGATGGTTTCAACGTCTATACGACGGACCTGGGCGAAGAAGGGGTCGATCTCGGCAAGCTCTACGATTACGACATCATCCTTCTGGATCTGAACTTGCCTGACATGACGGGCTTTGACGTTCTCAAATCGCTGCGTGTTGCGAAGGTGAATACCCCGATCCTCATTCTCACAGGTCTTGGGGATACCGAAAATAAAGTTCGCGGACTTGGCTTCGGTGCTGACGATTACATGACCAAGCCGTTCCATAAGGACGAGCTGGTTGCCCGCATTCACGCCATTGTCCGCCGGTCAAAAGGGCACAGCCAATCGGTCATTACGACCGGCGCGCTCACCGTCAATCTTGACGCAAAGACCGTCGAAGTCTCCGGACAACGGGTCCACCTGACGGGTAAAGAATATCAGATGTTGGAGCTTCTTTCCCTGCGGAAGGGCACAACACTGACGAAAGAGATGTTCCTGAACCATCTATATGGCGGTATGGACGAGCCCGAGCTTAAGATTATCGACGTTTTCATCTGTAAGCTGCGGAAAAAACTGGCCGCCGCCACCGATGGAGAACATTATATCGAGACGGTCTGGGGCCGGGGATACGTCCTGCGCGACCCCGCCGAAGAGGTCGCGGCGTAA
- a CDS encoding YajQ family cyclic di-GMP-binding protein, with protein MPSFDVVSEVDTSEIKNAISNVMREIGTRYDFKGSKSEVVAESATVKMFADDEAKLRQVREILQGHLQRRGIEPGQLDYGKVESATGQAVRQTVTAKEGIDRDLAGKIVKSLKGSKLKVQVAIQGEELRVTGKKRDDLQAAIAFIKEMGIDQPLQYKNFRD; from the coding sequence ATGCCATCGTTCGACGTGGTGTCGGAAGTCGACACATCGGAAATCAAGAATGCCATCAGCAATGTGATGCGGGAAATCGGCACGCGCTACGATTTTAAAGGATCGAAGAGCGAAGTGGTCGCCGAGTCGGCGACTGTGAAAATGTTCGCCGACGATGAGGCGAAATTGCGCCAGGTTCGGGAGATCCTACAGGGGCATCTGCAGCGACGCGGGATCGAACCGGGTCAATTGGACTACGGAAAGGTCGAGTCGGCGACAGGCCAGGCTGTCCGGCAAACCGTCACGGCGAAGGAGGGGATCGATCGCGACCTGGCCGGCAAGATCGTCAAGAGCCTCAAGGGATCGAAACTGAAGGTTCAGGTCGCGATCCAGGGGGAAGAATTGAGGGTCACCGGCAAAAAGCGCGACGACCTTCAGGCGGCGATCGCTTTCATCAAGGAGATGGGCATCGACCAGCCCCTTCAGTACAAGAATTTCCGCGACTGA
- a CDS encoding P-loop NTPase, with protein sequence MWSKIRDAARWGRLERDLKAVLDDRVPGATVTISPSRVLGDQAATIVLGEGHALTADKIDELSAALNHQAAPQKVTLVAPRHGQPSPSTPHRAPQRDGHRPLPTGPDTPPPGGAGAQPQRPQKSRPGNAARVLAVASGKGGVGKSTIAARLALALATATEDRPAARVGLLDLDIYGPSQPLLFGLEGRKAETREGRLVPLEAGPLALMSIGFLVGDDKALAWRGPMVMGAAKQLLFETAWPEGLDWLVIDTPPGTGDAHLTLLQRAVLDLGLLVTTPSPLALADVRRGASLFRQLGTPLAGLVENMASLDGGPSPLGPSLDENAVDLPILARLPLGSALAEPPLIGKDIAPQAAFHALAAHLIALDPPSGTD encoded by the coding sequence ATGTGGTCGAAGATTCGCGACGCCGCGCGTTGGGGCCGGCTCGAACGCGATTTGAAGGCGGTCCTCGACGACCGGGTTCCCGGGGCGACGGTCACGATTTCCCCAAGTCGAGTCCTGGGAGACCAGGCGGCCACCATCGTCCTTGGTGAGGGGCATGCCCTTACCGCCGACAAGATCGACGAGCTGTCAGCCGCCCTCAACCACCAAGCCGCGCCGCAAAAAGTCACCCTTGTCGCCCCCCGCCACGGCCAGCCCTCCCCATCAACGCCCCACCGCGCCCCGCAGCGCGATGGCCATCGCCCTCTTCCCACAGGTCCCGACACTCCCCCTCCCGGCGGGGCCGGCGCCCAGCCTCAACGACCGCAAAAAAGCCGCCCCGGCAATGCCGCACGGGTGCTGGCCGTCGCCAGCGGCAAGGGCGGGGTTGGCAAGAGCACCATCGCGGCGCGTCTTGCCCTCGCCCTCGCGACGGCCACCGAAGACAGGCCCGCCGCCCGGGTCGGTCTTCTCGATCTTGATATTTACGGTCCCTCCCAACCCCTCCTCTTCGGTCTTGAAGGCCGTAAGGCGGAAACGCGGGAGGGCCGCCTCGTCCCCCTTGAGGCAGGGCCCCTTGCCCTCATGTCGATCGGCTTTCTGGTCGGCGATGATAAAGCCCTTGCCTGGCGAGGCCCCATGGTCATGGGGGCGGCAAAGCAGCTCCTCTTTGAAACGGCATGGCCGGAGGGGCTCGACTGGCTCGTCATCGATACCCCGCCGGGAACTGGCGATGCGCATCTGACGCTCCTGCAACGGGCCGTGCTCGATCTGGGTCTCCTGGTGACAACGCCGAGCCCCCTGGCCCTCGCCGATGTGCGGCGCGGGGCCAGCCTTTTTCGGCAACTCGGCACCCCATTGGCGGGGCTGGTCGAAAATATGGCAAGTCTTGACGGTGGCCCTTCGCCCCTTGGCCCGTCATTGGACGAGAACGCCGTGGATTTACCGATCCTGGCGCGTCTGCCCCTTGGGTCTGCCCTCGCCGAGCCGCCCCTCATCGGCAAGGACATCGCGCCGCAAGCGGCGTTCCACGCGCTTGCCGCCCATCTGATCGCACTGGACCCGCCCTCCGGCACCGATTAG
- the secE gene encoding preprotein translocase subunit SecE, whose product MPKSKNRRKPKRSQGSAPASPGRPDAGASSAATAKSVQGDAKEASPAAKKVGPIQFFRQVRDEALKVTWTSRNETLVSTIMVLIMVALASMFFLLVDTVLRWIVPIILSVSV is encoded by the coding sequence ATGCCGAAGTCTAAAAATCGCCGTAAGCCGAAACGGAGCCAGGGGAGTGCCCCGGCGAGCCCTGGGCGCCCCGACGCCGGTGCCTCTTCGGCCGCTACGGCGAAGTCGGTTCAGGGGGATGCGAAAGAAGCCTCCCCCGCCGCCAAAAAAGTGGGCCCAATCCAATTTTTCCGTCAGGTGCGGGATGAGGCGCTGAAGGTCACCTGGACGTCACGCAACGAAACACTGGTTTCGACGATCATGGTACTGATCATGGTGGCCCTGGCGTCGATGTTCTTTCTCCTCGTCGACACCGTCCTTCGGTGGATCGTCCCGATCATCCTCTCGGTCAGCGTCTAA
- a CDS encoding SspB family protein, which produces MADDDSELDYTFLELAALRNVVRDVLSITETLGHPPGEHHFYIGFLTNAKGVEMSDTLREQYPERMVIVLQHQFEGLRVYADRFEVTLHFKGVPDRLIIPFDAIAEFADPSVNYSRQFPVAIEVLGETDTAAPTVQGSVEPFTPRGDKSRPAHRDDNDDDGPDDDGPSGPQSGSADIVSIDRFRKK; this is translated from the coding sequence ATGGCTGATGATGATTCCGAACTTGACTATACTTTTCTCGAACTGGCCGCATTGCGGAACGTCGTAAGGGACGTGTTGTCAATAACGGAGACCCTCGGGCATCCCCCGGGGGAGCATCATTTTTACATCGGCTTCCTGACCAATGCGAAGGGGGTGGAGATGTCCGACACCCTGCGGGAGCAATATCCTGAGCGGATGGTCATCGTTCTTCAACATCAGTTCGAAGGCTTACGGGTCTATGCTGATCGGTTCGAGGTGACCTTGCACTTCAAGGGCGTCCCTGACCGACTGATCATTCCCTTCGATGCAATCGCCGAATTCGCCGATCCCAGCGTCAACTATTCACGCCAGTTTCCGGTGGCCATAGAGGTTCTCGGCGAAACCGACACGGCGGCGCCGACCGTCCAAGGATCGGTCGAACCCTTCACGCCACGGGGCGATAAATCCCGCCCCGCTCATCGTGACGACAATGACGATGACGGGCCCGACGATGACGGACCGAGTGGACCGCAAAGCGGGTCGGCTGACATCGTATCGATCGATCGCTTCAGGAAGAAATAG
- the nusG gene encoding transcription termination/antitermination protein NusG, with product MDAKWYIVNAYSNFEKKVAEAIKQSAEEKGLSHLFEEVLVPTEEVVEIRRGRKINTERRYFPGYVLVKMVMNDQSFHVVNSTSKVTGFLGSGKKPIPVSQKEVDRILGTMDEQEQVPAKPAILYDIGETVKVVDGPFASFSGVVEDIDEENARLKVSVSIFGRATPVELEYSQVDKES from the coding sequence ATGGACGCGAAATGGTACATCGTGAACGCGTACTCGAATTTCGAGAAAAAAGTCGCCGAAGCCATCAAGCAAAGTGCTGAAGAAAAGGGCCTCTCTCACCTTTTCGAAGAAGTCCTGGTCCCGACCGAAGAAGTCGTCGAAATTCGCCGTGGGCGGAAGATCAACACAGAACGCCGCTATTTCCCCGGCTATGTGCTTGTAAAAATGGTGATGAACGACCAGTCCTTCCACGTGGTGAATTCGACCTCAAAGGTAACGGGCTTTTTGGGCTCGGGGAAGAAACCCATTCCGGTAAGCCAGAAAGAGGTCGACCGGATCCTCGGAACCATGGACGAGCAGGAGCAGGTCCCTGCAAAGCCCGCCATCCTCTACGATATTGGCGAGACCGTGAAAGTGGTGGATGGTCCTTTCGCGTCCTTTTCCGGTGTCGTCGAAGACATCGATGAAGAGAATGCCCGGCTTAAAGTCTCGGTGTCGATTTTTGGGCGCGCAACGCCGGTTGAACTCGAATATAGTCAAGTCGACAAGGAGAGCTGA
- the hflC gene encoding protease modulator HflC translates to MLTPARIAILAAIGVALIIGSTLFFTVQEDEQAVVLQFGAPVGEPINVPGTNEAGLNMKLPWQNVILFDRKNLEFDLREAEEIIVRNEERLLVDAFVRYEIENPLLYLQTLGATSQDKNQMRNVLNDRLTRILSEAMRDRLGSRTISQIIDDDRAEIMQLISQDVIVEARELGINVIDVRIRQADFPAENAAQVNQRMISDYNQQAELIRARGEERAREIRAEADKEVVRVRAEAEERGQIIRGRADAIRNCIFAGAYQGVEVNVQTIEPPEEVSGLGQEIAGEEAIPTLSSGEAQNSILPEPTAPTLVDVEEQLAEMLGITCEILGSPTDGDASRREFFAFYRSLDAYRTALGTDDGTTIVLSPDSQFFRYFNNQNAN, encoded by the coding sequence ATGTTGACGCCAGCCCGTATCGCCATTCTGGCCGCGATTGGCGTGGCCCTGATTATTGGCAGCACGCTGTTTTTTACCGTTCAAGAAGATGAGCAGGCCGTGGTCCTCCAATTCGGGGCGCCGGTGGGGGAACCCATCAATGTTCCCGGCACCAATGAGGCCGGCCTGAACATGAAACTGCCATGGCAGAACGTCATCCTGTTCGACCGCAAAAATCTTGAATTCGACCTCCGCGAAGCAGAGGAAATCATTGTGCGGAACGAGGAGCGGCTGTTGGTCGATGCCTTTGTTCGATATGAGATCGAGAATCCATTGCTCTATCTCCAGACATTGGGCGCAACCTCGCAGGACAAGAACCAGATGCGGAACGTCCTGAACGACCGCCTGACACGGATCCTTTCGGAGGCGATGCGTGACCGTCTCGGCTCTCGGACGATCAGCCAGATTATCGACGATGACCGCGCTGAAATCATGCAGCTGATCAGCCAGGATGTGATTGTCGAAGCGCGGGAGCTTGGCATCAATGTCATCGATGTCAGGATTCGCCAGGCCGATTTCCCGGCGGAAAACGCGGCCCAGGTCAATCAGCGAATGATTTCGGATTATAATCAGCAGGCTGAGCTGATCCGGGCGCGGGGCGAAGAACGCGCACGGGAAATCCGCGCCGAGGCTGACAAAGAGGTCGTCCGGGTGAGGGCTGAGGCCGAAGAGCGTGGGCAGATCATTCGCGGTCGCGCCGATGCGATCCGCAACTGTATCTTTGCCGGGGCCTATCAAGGGGTCGAAGTCAACGTACAGACGATCGAACCGCCCGAAGAGGTGTCGGGCCTTGGTCAAGAGATCGCAGGTGAGGAAGCCATTCCGACCCTCAGCAGTGGCGAGGCGCAGAATTCGATTCTTCCCGAACCGACGGCGCCCACCTTGGTCGATGTTGAAGAGCAATTGGCCGAAATGTTGGGCATTACCTGCGAAATCCTCGGCAGTCCGACGGATGGGGATGCGTCTCGGCGTGAATTTTTCGCCTTCTATCGGTCCCTTGATGCCTATCGGACTGCCCTGGGGACGGATGATGGCACGACGATCGTGTTGTCGCCGGACTCGCAGTTCTTCCGGTACTTCAATAACCAGAACGCAAATTAA